Proteins co-encoded in one Nicotiana sylvestris chromosome 7, ASM39365v2, whole genome shotgun sequence genomic window:
- the LOC104243654 gene encoding uncharacterized protein, protein MGHIKNMFKQMMETNSDSDAQLASHNTIIRNLEVQMGQISQNLNTHPKEALPGDTVVNPKGGNNIGDDEQVVQEEEIPNNVVKPNDEVRIDNNENVEETQEEVNPSRHHIIEILEPIVQRAKAPFLKPPPPYPQTLAKQNGENQFKRFIQIIKSLSINVPLVEALELMPAYAKFMKDIMTNEWSMNFQTIKVSHQVSAIVMAPKFEDPGAFRIPCTIENAEFAKALCDLGVSINFIPYSVLKTLGFGQPRPISMILQMAEHTMKRSLGVIEDVLVRVDKFILPMDFVIVHCENNYEMTIILGRTFLATGKALCDVEGGEHTF, encoded by the exons ATGGGGCATATTAAGAATATGTTCAAGCAAATGATGGAAACCAATTCCGATTCGGATGCCCAACTTGCCTCACACAACACAATAATCCGCAACTTGGAAGTTCAAATGGGGCAAATCTCTCAAAATCTAAATACTCATCCTAAGGAGGCACTACCAGGTGACACAGtggtaaacccaaagggtggaaACAACATTGG GGATGATGAGCAAGTGGTGCAAGAAGAGGAGATCCCTAACAATGTGGTGAAACCTAATGATGAGGTTCGGATTGATAACAATGAAAATGTGGAAGAGACTCAAGAGGAGGTGAACCCGTCTAGGCATCACATTATTGAAATACTAGAACCAATAGTGCAAAGGGCTAAGGCACCATTTCTTAAGCCTCCGCCTCCATACCCTCAAACACTTGCCAAGCAAAATGGTGAAAACCAATTCAAGAGGTTTATTCAAATTATAAAGAGTCTGTCAATcaatgtgccattagttgaagctTTGGAGCTAATGCCCGCTTATGCAAAGTTTATGAAGGACATTATGACAAATGAGTGGTCTATGAATTTTCAAACTATCAAAGTctctcatcaagtgagtgcaattgtgaTGGCTCCTAAGTTCgaggatcccggtgctttcagGATTCCTTGTACAATTGAAAATGCCGagtttgctaaagctctttgtgatcttggggtAAGTATTAATTTTATACCCTATTCGGTTTTAAAGACATTGGGATTTGGGCAACCAAGGCCCATCTCTATGATATTGCAAATGGCCGAACATACTATGAAGAGATCATTGGGAGTGATTGAAGATGTcttggttcgtgttgataagttcattcTTCCAATGGATTTTGTCATTGTCCATTGTGAAAATAATTATGAGATGACTATTATTCTAGGGAGAACATTCCTTGCTACAGGGAAGGCTCTTTGTGATGTGGAAGGCGGAGAACATACATTCTAG
- the LOC138873773 gene encoding uncharacterized protein, translating into MDPFVSSCGNTYILITVDYVSKWVEAVALPNNEARSMVAFLKKNIFTRFGTPRAIISDEGHIFATNLLTLYLENELSKKLDDALWAYRTTYKTPIKISPYQLVFRKVCHLTGELDHKTMWTLKKLNLDGDVAANLKMEHLNELDEFWYHAYASLSLYKEKMKYLHDKCIWNKELKVGHLVLLFNSSLRIFPGILKS; encoded by the exons atggatccttttgtgagttcttgtggaaacacctacatcttgaTCACAGTGGATTATGTgtcaaaatgggttgaggccgtTGCTCTACCAAACAATGAGGCGAGAAGTATGGTGgcattcttgaagaagaatattttcacaaggtttggtactccgcgGGCTATTATAAGCGATGAGGgtcacatttttgcaacaaatctTTTGACACTCTACTTGGAAA ACGAATTGTCAAAGAAGCttgatgatgcattatgggcttATAGAACAACTTACAAAACACCTATCAAGATATCACCATACCAGTTGGTGTTCAGAAAAGTTTGTCATCTTACGGGGGAACTAGATCACAAGACCATGTGGACtctaaagaagttgaatcttgatgGGGATGTAGCCGCTAACTTGAAGATGGAACATTTGAATGAATTGGATGAGTTCTGGTACCATGCTTATGCAAGTTTGtccttgtacaaagaaaagatgaaatatcttcatgacaaATGCATTTGGAACAAAGAGCTTAAGGTGGGTCATCTTGTATTGTTATTTAACTCAAGTTTAAGGATATTTCCAGGGATACTTAAGTCTTAA